DNA from Algisphaera agarilytica:
GCCCGCTTCGAGCAGAGAACAGAGGAACGACACGCCGATGGCCAGCGCGAGGTACACACCCAGGAGCGTCATGTTGGCGACGTTGGGGCCTTCACCGGCGATGTAGGGGCCGCCACCTACTGAGCCCGCAGCAAGGAGATAATTCATCCCGAAAGTGTACGCGACATGGGACAGGCGGGGTCGAGCCTGTCGGCGAACTCAAGCAGGGTGATTCGCATCGCTGCGCGTTAGTGCGCGTCGCGGTCGAGCGCCATCTCGTGGGCTTCGTGGTACCGCCGGCCGAGGTTGTGCCAATCGAAGTGTTCGCTGAACGACTCGACGGTGTTACGCAGCGTGATGCGTTCGCGGCGGGAGAGCTGGCAGAAGTTGAACATGCTCTCGCAGAGTTCGTGGGCGGCGCCGTTGAAGTCGGCGTGGCGGCGGTGGACGACGGAGATGCCCTGGTCGTCGTGGCCGGGCATGACCTGGGCGAGGTACGAGCCGAAGCCCGAGAGGTCGCTGGTGATGGCGGGCACGCCCAATGCGATGGACTCGAGCGGCGTGTAGCCCCAGGGTTCGTAGTAGCTGGGGAAGACGCCGAGGTGCGTGCCGCGGACGAACTGGTCGTACTCCATGCCGAAAAGCGGGTTGGTGGAGTTGATGAAGTCGGGGTGGAAGACGACTTTGACGCGATCCTCCGGGGCGTTGAACAGCTGGCAGTGGCGGAGCTGGTTGAGCACGGCGTCTTTGCCGTCGTCGACCATGTCGTGGGTGACGATCGGCGGGAGGCCGTCGCGCTTCCAGGACTGGATCGATCGGCGGAGACGCAGCCGCCAGTAGTCGTCGACCAGCGTGTTGAGGTCGGGGATGTGACCCGCGGCGGCGGAATTGAACAGCTCCTTGCCGATCGATTCCTTGATGGCGTCGGCGGCGTTCTGGAACTCTTCGAGCATCGCCCGGCTTTCGAGGGCCGCGACGTTGACCGAGCGGACCGGGGCCTTGGTGATGATGAAAAAGACGACGGTGACCGGGGTCTCGGCGGTCTTGAGCCGGTGGTTGAGCCGGGCGAGTGCTTCGATGGTCAGGTCCATGCCCTTGTTGCGGTACTCGTACCGGCCCGACGTGAACATGTAGAGGGTGTTGTCGAGGTCGAAGCTGTAGCTGGGGAAGAAATGCCCCATCGTGAACTCGTGGATCTGCTGCTTGTACTGCTTGTGCAGGTTCTGGAATTCGTGGATGGCGGCGAAGCGTTCGATGTTCAGGCCGTTGGGCAGCAACAGGTCGGGGTCGCGACCGAGCAGGTGGGTGCACTCGGCGGCGGTGACGTCGGAGACGGTGGTGAAGACGTGGGCCCCGTGAGCGGCGGCGCGTTCGAGGCCGTGCTGCGCTTCGATGTTGAAGTGCTTGGCTTCGTGCCCGGCGTCGAAGAACGACAGGTGGTCGTAGAACACGGGGTTGTGCATCGCCAGGTAACGGCCCAGCAGGGTGGCGTGGGTCGTGAACACGATCGATCCCGGCCACGCTTCGCGGCGGAGCATGGGCACCGCCGCCCCGGCCATCCACTCGTGGAAGTGCGCCACGATCCGCCGGCGGTGCGACTCCTTCGCGCCGAGCATCGAGAGCAGCAGCCGGGTCGATTCGCCGAACGCCAGGACGTCGTTGATCAGGGCGTCGTCGTTCGGCGTGGGGATGCCGTGGTCCGCCCAGAGGCGGTACTTGATGTCGTTGAGGTATTTGTAGGTGTCGCCGATGTGCAGCAGCACGATGTGCGGCCGGCCGGACACGAGCCATCGGCCGTACTCGGCGCGGTAGCCCATCTCGTTCA
Protein-coding regions in this window:
- a CDS encoding glycosyltransferase, whose amino-acid sequence is MNQADPAVTEALATDPAATELGKPSRRGRRADPMLLEIAWEACNQVGGIYTVLRSKVPSMVSRWGNRYCLVGPYNDKSAPIEFEPSPLVGPVGQAVKQMNEMGYRAEYGRWLVSGRPHIVLLHIGDTYKYLNDIKYRLWADHGIPTPNDDALINDVLAFGESTRLLLSMLGAKESHRRRIVAHFHEWMAGAAVPMLRREAWPGSIVFTTHATLLGRYLAMHNPVFYDHLSFFDAGHEAKHFNIEAQHGLERAAAHGAHVFTTVSDVTAAECTHLLGRDPDLLLPNGLNIERFAAIHEFQNLHKQYKQQIHEFTMGHFFPSYSFDLDNTLYMFTSGRYEYRNKGMDLTIEALARLNHRLKTAETPVTVVFFIITKAPVRSVNVAALESRAMLEEFQNAADAIKESIGKELFNSAAAGHIPDLNTLVDDYWRLRLRRSIQSWKRDGLPPIVTHDMVDDGKDAVLNQLRHCQLFNAPEDRVKVVFHPDFINSTNPLFGMEYDQFVRGTHLGVFPSYYEPWGYTPLESIALGVPAITSDLSGFGSYLAQVMPGHDDQGISVVHRRHADFNGAAHELCESMFNFCQLSRRERITLRNTVESFSEHFDWHNLGRRYHEAHEMALDRDAH